The following proteins are co-located in the Pseudomonas cavernae genome:
- a CDS encoding acetyl-CoA C-acyltransferase, whose product MSMNEVVIVATARTALTKSFRGSFNDTEAPVLGGHVVRAVVERAGIEPGSVEDVIMGAAVQQGTQGYNIGRLCAYTGGLPDTVPGMALDRMCASGLMSIGVAATGILAGEMNIAIAGGVESLSLTQTKHKNSYRSQSEAVLECMPSAYIPMLETAEIVSRRYGISRAAQDEYSLQSQQRTAAAQRDGLFDEEIVPLAARKLCFDKEGQPTGHEDVLAARDECNRPSTKLEDLAALKPVWKNGKWIEQGEFITAGNASQFSDGAAACLLMSRGEAQRRGLQPLGTYRGIAVAGCTPEEMGIGPVLAVPKLLKRFGLSVADIGLWEINEAFACQVLHCRDVLGIPHDRLNVNGGAISIGHPFGMSGARMVGHSLLEGRRRGVRYVVVTMCIGGGMGAAGLFELC is encoded by the coding sequence ATGAGCATGAATGAAGTTGTGATCGTTGCCACCGCGCGGACCGCGCTGACCAAGTCGTTCCGTGGTTCTTTCAACGACACCGAAGCCCCGGTGCTCGGCGGCCATGTGGTGCGCGCGGTGGTCGAGCGTGCCGGCATCGAGCCGGGCTCGGTGGAAGACGTGATCATGGGCGCCGCCGTGCAGCAGGGCACCCAGGGCTACAACATCGGCCGCCTGTGCGCCTACACCGGCGGTCTGCCGGACACGGTGCCGGGCATGGCCCTGGACCGCATGTGCGCCTCCGGCCTGATGAGTATCGGCGTGGCGGCCACTGGCATCCTCGCCGGGGAGATGAACATCGCCATTGCCGGCGGCGTCGAGTCGCTGTCGCTGACCCAGACCAAGCACAAGAACAGCTACCGGTCGCAGTCCGAGGCGGTGCTCGAGTGCATGCCGAGCGCCTACATCCCGATGCTCGAAACCGCCGAGATCGTCTCGCGCCGTTATGGCATCAGCCGCGCCGCCCAGGACGAATACTCGCTGCAAAGCCAGCAGCGCACCGCCGCCGCGCAGCGCGATGGCTTGTTCGATGAGGAAATCGTGCCGCTGGCCGCGCGCAAGCTGTGCTTCGACAAGGAAGGCCAGCCCACCGGTCATGAGGACGTGTTGGCCGCGCGTGACGAATGCAACCGGCCGTCGACAAAGCTTGAAGACTTGGCTGCGCTGAAACCGGTGTGGAAAAACGGCAAGTGGATCGAGCAGGGCGAGTTCATCACCGCCGGCAACGCCTCGCAGTTCTCCGACGGCGCCGCTGCCTGTTTGCTGATGAGCCGTGGTGAAGCGCAGCGTCGTGGCCTGCAGCCGCTGGGCACCTATCGCGGCATCGCCGTGGCCGGTTGCACCCCGGAAGAAATGGGCATCGGCCCGGTGCTGGCGGTGCCCAAATTGCTCAAGCGTTTCGGTCTGAGCGTGGCCGATATCGGCCTGTGGGAAATCAACGAGGCCTTCGCCTGTCAGGTGCTGCACTGCCGTGACGTGCTGGGCATCCCCCACGACCGTCTGAACGTCAACGGCGGCGCCATCTCCATCGGTCACCCGTTCGGTATGTCCGGTGCGCGGATGGTCGGCCATAGCTTGCTGGAAGGTCGCCGTCGGGGTGTGCGTTACGTCGTCGTGACCATGTGCATCGGTGGTGGCATGGGCGCCGCTGGCCTGTTCGAGCTCTGCTGA
- a CDS encoding MFS transporter — protein MERMQQTAVALDSAVVSASPDATALAQPDQRQGWTLVMGLAVVLCVSLGTTICALGLFSLPIIADLHCTNEQAAHLATAFMLSMTLAMPLAGWLLDRIAPRLVMVAGSALAALGYLLAASSPGIDQLILAMVLAGIGVGASTYVPAITLASHWIVPSRRGLAFGILLAGASMGGVIFPTLLTHLIGLFGWRSVMQAIAVLILLVCVPLLLWLARLPETPVAVSHGGTEAIHGQDIGQALRMPRYWVWIAMQLLLTMSGLGIYIALVSYLVSAGYSAQTAAIWYAGVGVAGLAGNFIFGAASQRWSAKTILLLGNAASIAGILCLLGAKHPALGLAAVMVFTLCWGTTFNLVNQFAPLFLEEAVGQRNFGSLLGIGNLIGGLGAAFGPAAVGYLVDTTSTYTLALLLCAGIAAVATLPIAMQQRPRAAA, from the coding sequence ATGGAGCGTATGCAACAGACTGCAGTGGCGCTGGACAGCGCAGTGGTATCGGCGTCACCTGATGCAACCGCTCTGGCCCAGCCCGACCAGCGCCAGGGATGGACCTTGGTGATGGGTCTGGCAGTGGTGCTGTGCGTTTCTCTCGGCACCACCATCTGCGCCCTCGGTCTGTTTAGCCTGCCGATCATCGCGGACCTGCACTGCACCAATGAACAGGCCGCACACCTCGCCACCGCCTTCATGCTCAGCATGACTCTGGCTATGCCCTTGGCTGGCTGGCTGCTCGACCGCATCGCGCCGCGCCTGGTGATGGTCGCCGGCAGCGCCCTCGCGGCGCTGGGCTACCTGCTCGCCGCCAGCAGTCCTGGCATCGATCAGCTCATCCTTGCCATGGTGCTGGCGGGCATCGGTGTCGGCGCCTCGACCTATGTCCCGGCCATTACCCTGGCCTCGCACTGGATAGTACCCAGCCGGCGAGGCCTGGCCTTCGGCATCCTGCTCGCTGGTGCCTCGATGGGGGGCGTGATCTTTCCCACCTTGCTCACCCACCTTATCGGCCTGTTCGGCTGGCGCAGCGTCATGCAAGCTATCGCCGTCCTGATCCTGCTGGTCTGCGTGCCCTTACTGCTGTGGCTGGCGCGCCTGCCCGAGACGCCGGTGGCCGTGAGCCATGGCGGGACGGAGGCGATTCATGGTCAGGATATCGGCCAGGCCCTGCGCATGCCCCGCTACTGGGTGTGGATCGCCATGCAGTTACTCCTGACCATGAGCGGTCTCGGCATCTACATCGCGCTCGTTTCTTATCTGGTATCGGCCGGCTATTCGGCGCAGACCGCCGCCATCTGGTATGCCGGTGTAGGCGTCGCGGGGCTGGCGGGTAACTTCATCTTCGGCGCGGCGAGTCAGCGCTGGAGCGCCAAGACCATCCTGCTGCTCGGCAACGCTGCCAGCATCGCTGGCATCCTCTGTCTGCTCGGCGCGAAACACCCGGCGTTGGGTCTCGCCGCGGTCATGGTGTTTACCCTGTGCTGGGGCACCACCTTCAACCTGGTCAACCAGTTCGCACCGCTGTTCCTGGAGGAAGCCGTGGGGCAGCGCAACTTCGGCAGTCTGCTCGGTATCGGCAACCTGATCGGCGGGCTCGGTGCAGCGTTCGGCCCGGCAGCTGTCGGCTATCTGGTCGACACGACCAGCACCTATACCCTTGCCCTGCTGCTCTGTGCGGGCATTGCGGCCGTGGCAACCCTGCCGATTGCCATGCAGCAACGGCCCCGCGCCGCCGCCTAG
- a CDS encoding MaoC family dehydratase has translation MSTVFSSAEQMLNAPGLDLGVTEWLPVTQERVNLFAEATGDQQWIHVDPERAASGPFGGCIAHGYLTLSLANLFMPQLMSIENMAMGVNYGSDRVRFPAAVKVGARVRGRGEVLSAEMVGAAVQFVVRISVEIEGAERPGCVVDTISRYTFNPIAE, from the coding sequence ATGAGCACCGTATTCAGCAGTGCCGAGCAGATGCTCAATGCCCCAGGCCTGGACCTGGGCGTCACCGAGTGGCTGCCGGTCACCCAGGAGCGGGTCAACCTGTTCGCCGAAGCGACGGGCGATCAGCAGTGGATCCATGTCGATCCCGAGCGCGCCGCCAGCGGCCCGTTCGGCGGTTGCATTGCCCACGGCTACCTGACCCTGTCCCTGGCCAACCTGTTCATGCCGCAGCTGATGAGCATCGAGAACATGGCCATGGGCGTCAATTACGGCAGCGACCGCGTGCGTTTCCCGGCGGCGGTCAAGGTCGGTGCGCGGGTGCGCGGCCGCGGCGAAGTACTGAGCGCGGAAATGGTCGGCGCGGCGGTGCAGTTCGTGGTGCGTATCAGCGTCGAAATCGAGGGCGCCGAGCGTCCGGGCTGCGTGGTCGACACCATCAGTCGCTACACCTTCAACCCTATTGCCGAGTGA
- a CDS encoding NAD(P)/FAD-dependent oxidoreductase, with protein sequence MPIRFSGWPLPREIPAYPALDEDIEADVVVVGAGLAGSSLALRLAERGVRVVVLEADQPGSGASGRNAGHVQPYLGSLDPLRAHADGGRRFTDYFIENRDVVFDLSRKHGIEADAVKSGMVAAAFQRHAALDDKVKKWKAFGYDVDLVGAERLKELLGTSTYSYGVHWREGGRVNPFLFTNGMIATAARLGARVYGNSSVVGCERSGSSWHVRTAIGSVRTQRVVMCTNGHAGNAFFPELNRTQYPLVSCGLATRPLPQAVLDIVNPARVAITQHPGGLYPLVIDGRNRLITATIPGVGRAQRATDYFAYLLRYLRRTFPQLRDMPIELESYWTGMTANSSSVYEDSYPKLYQLADGVLALNNFGSWGNVMGPMMGINLADSLVRDRPDDCLLPLETPKAVQCPGLYETKIRRVLIPLARLADKFNRI encoded by the coding sequence GTGCCTATTCGCTTCAGCGGTTGGCCGCTGCCGCGGGAAATCCCGGCCTACCCGGCGCTGGATGAAGACATCGAGGCGGATGTGGTGGTCGTCGGCGCCGGGCTGGCCGGGTCTTCGCTGGCCTTGCGTCTGGCCGAAAGGGGTGTACGGGTCGTGGTGCTGGAAGCCGACCAGCCGGGCAGCGGCGCCTCTGGCCGCAACGCCGGGCATGTGCAGCCTTACCTGGGTTCGCTCGACCCTCTGCGTGCCCATGCCGATGGCGGGCGGCGTTTTACCGACTACTTCATCGAGAACCGCGACGTGGTCTTCGATCTGTCGCGCAAGCATGGGATTGAGGCCGATGCGGTCAAGTCCGGCATGGTCGCTGCAGCTTTCCAGAGGCACGCCGCGCTCGACGACAAGGTGAAGAAGTGGAAGGCCTTCGGTTACGACGTGGATCTGGTCGGCGCGGAGCGCCTCAAGGAACTGCTCGGCACCAGCACCTACAGCTACGGCGTCCACTGGCGCGAAGGCGGACGAGTCAATCCCTTTCTCTTTACCAACGGCATGATCGCCACCGCCGCCCGCCTGGGCGCCAGGGTGTACGGCAACTCCAGCGTCGTGGGTTGCGAGCGGAGCGGGTCGTCCTGGCACGTGCGCACGGCCATCGGCAGTGTGCGTACGCAGCGGGTGGTGATGTGTACCAATGGGCATGCCGGTAATGCCTTCTTCCCGGAGCTGAACCGCACGCAGTACCCACTGGTGTCCTGCGGTCTGGCGACGCGGCCGTTGCCGCAGGCGGTCCTGGATATCGTCAATCCGGCCCGGGTCGCCATCACGCAGCATCCGGGGGGTTTGTATCCGCTGGTCATCGACGGTCGCAATCGACTCATCACGGCGACCATTCCGGGGGTGGGCCGCGCGCAGCGGGCGACGGATTATTTCGCCTACCTGCTGCGCTACCTGCGCCGCACCTTCCCGCAACTGCGCGACATGCCCATCGAGCTGGAGTCCTACTGGACGGGCATGACCGCCAATTCGTCCTCGGTTTACGAGGACTCCTACCCGAAGTTGTACCAGCTCGCCGATGGCGTGCTGGCCCTGAACAATTTCGGCTCCTGGGGCAATGTCATGGGGCCGATGATGGGCATCAACCTGGCCGATTCGCTGGTCCGCGACCGCCCGGACGACTGTCTGCTCCCGCTGGAAACCCCCAAGGCCGTGCAATGCCCCGGTCTGTACGAAACCAAGATCCGCCGTGTGCTGATTCCACTGGCGAGGCTGGCCGACAAGTTCAATCGCATCTGA
- a CDS encoding DUF1302 domain-containing protein, with amino-acid sequence MNNKNNLLRRALFAQRFPLMGLVAAIALANGQAQAGETIEFDNGATLDWAITGSYGMGVRTEGQASALIAPDQINSDDGDRNFDKGSLVNNSVGALGELILRKDDYGAVLRGSTFYDAVYHGSNDNDAPDTVNKSGDFNEFTSDTKHYAGGRSRILDAYVFKGWTTEGGQRIDAKAGEHMVVWGDSLLFPGVSGAQSPVDVVKASLPGVETKDVLLPVGQVSAQWTINETFTLGGYAQYEWTGNELPPVGSYLSTVDVIGPGREVLKAGFFDIPYAGTDEPRSSGQWGLQMRYRPIGDLELSLFRINYHDRNPSGVDIIFPPTGPLGYRVNYFEDIHLTGASFTTRLGDTQVSGEWSYRDGAPIQVTTPGGPTAAKGKGQQMQLSFMRILGDRPWSSQTTLLGEIVHVRADSVEDVNGFDDFTFKNESEWQSQTSTAYSAVAIFSYPGVATAWDLDVPVRFSQVLEGSTPMSGAISGAQGDRRLTVGTTFKYLGNLQVELAYNAFLGEADPIKRQLADRDYATLSLKYSL; translated from the coding sequence ATGAACAATAAGAACAATCTGCTTCGCAGGGCTCTGTTTGCCCAACGCTTCCCGCTCATGGGGCTGGTGGCTGCCATTGCCTTGGCCAATGGCCAGGCGCAGGCGGGAGAAACCATCGAGTTCGACAATGGAGCCACTCTCGACTGGGCGATCACCGGCAGCTACGGCATGGGCGTGCGCACGGAGGGCCAGGCCAGTGCCCTGATCGCTCCTGATCAGATCAACAGCGATGACGGTGACCGCAACTTCGACAAAGGCTCGCTGGTCAACAACAGCGTGGGGGCCCTCGGCGAGCTGATCCTGCGCAAGGACGACTATGGTGCAGTGCTGCGCGGCTCCACCTTCTATGACGCGGTCTACCACGGCAGCAACGATAACGATGCGCCTGATACCGTGAACAAGTCCGGTGATTTCAACGAGTTCACCAGCGATACGAAACACTATGCCGGCGGTCGTAGCCGCATCCTGGACGCCTATGTCTTCAAAGGCTGGACCACCGAGGGTGGGCAGCGCATCGACGCCAAGGCCGGTGAGCACATGGTCGTCTGGGGTGATAGCCTGCTCTTCCCGGGCGTGTCCGGTGCCCAGTCGCCGGTCGACGTGGTCAAGGCCTCGCTGCCGGGCGTGGAAACCAAGGACGTGCTGCTGCCCGTGGGCCAGGTATCCGCCCAGTGGACCATCAATGAGACGTTCACCTTGGGCGGCTATGCCCAGTACGAGTGGACTGGCAACGAACTGCCGCCGGTAGGCAGCTATCTCTCCACTGTCGATGTCATCGGGCCGGGGCGGGAGGTTCTGAAGGCGGGATTCTTCGACATTCCCTACGCGGGGACCGATGAACCGCGCTCGAGCGGACAGTGGGGCCTCCAGATGCGTTACCGGCCAATCGGGGATCTGGAGCTGTCGCTGTTCCGCATCAACTACCATGACCGCAACCCGTCCGGTGTCGATATCATCTTCCCGCCGACCGGTCCGCTGGGCTACCGGGTCAACTACTTCGAGGATATCCACCTCACCGGCGCGAGCTTCACCACCAGGCTCGGCGACACCCAGGTGAGCGGCGAGTGGTCGTATCGCGATGGCGCTCCGATCCAGGTGACTACGCCTGGTGGCCCGACTGCGGCCAAGGGCAAGGGCCAGCAGATGCAGCTGTCCTTCATGCGCATCCTGGGCGACCGCCCGTGGTCCAGCCAGACCACCCTGCTCGGCGAGATCGTTCATGTTCGTGCCGACAGCGTGGAGGACGTCAACGGCTTCGATGACTTCACCTTCAAGAATGAAAGCGAATGGCAGAGCCAGACCTCCACGGCCTATTCGGCCGTTGCGATTTTCTCCTATCCAGGTGTGGCCACGGCCTGGGATCTCGACGTGCCGGTTCGTTTTTCCCAGGTCCTGGAAGGTTCGACCCCCATGTCTGGCGCCATCTCGGGTGCCCAGGGTGACCGCCGCCTGACCGTCGGCACCACCTTCAAGTACCTGGGAAACCTGCAGGTCGAGCTGGCCTACAACGCCTTCCTCGGCGAGGCTGACCCGATCAAGCGCCAACTGGCCGACCGGGACTATGCGACGCTGTCGCTCAAGTACTCGCTCTAA
- a CDS encoding DUF1329 domain-containing protein, with protein MKRKGVALAAVLAINAGLIASAHAKVSPEEAAKLGKELTCVGAERAGNADGSIPEFTGKYLGEVPGWPHKLYAGDQPIDPYANEKPILVITAQNVDQYAERLSDGQKAMFKRYPETYKITVYPGHRDFRYPDYVCDRAKNNALNAELENDGMGIKGLGQVPFPIPKSALEVLWNHLLPVRAWTEDSIRDIASVQANGQIAWGSTWIRSLALSNDPKHEPKSADGWSALVWNTTLKPERDKGAMTIAHEPYNYATSSRRAWGYNPGTRRVRLSPGFGFDQPMPGTNGTMILDEDTLFNGSPERYDWKLLGKREMYVPANTFKANSGELKYADILTPNHPNPDVIRYELRRVWVVEADLREGYRHLYSKRTLFIDEDTWSGVMADNYDAQGELWKFAIVGYYYHPDMSAWQSGSAFYHDLSSGQYVGYNMSNEAKRGPVLDEGKFDRSMYTADAIRGLGR; from the coding sequence ATGAAGAGAAAAGGTGTTGCGCTTGCCGCAGTACTGGCGATCAATGCAGGCCTGATCGCCAGCGCCCACGCCAAGGTAAGCCCCGAGGAAGCCGCCAAGCTCGGCAAGGAACTCACCTGCGTCGGTGCCGAGCGTGCCGGCAACGCGGATGGCAGCATTCCCGAATTCACCGGCAAGTACCTGGGAGAGGTGCCGGGCTGGCCGCACAAGCTGTACGCCGGTGACCAGCCGATTGACCCCTACGCCAACGAGAAGCCGATCCTGGTGATTACCGCGCAGAACGTGGATCAATATGCCGAACGCTTGAGCGATGGCCAGAAGGCCATGTTCAAACGCTATCCGGAAACCTACAAGATCACCGTTTACCCCGGGCACCGCGACTTCCGTTATCCGGACTACGTCTGCGATCGCGCCAAGAACAATGCCTTGAATGCTGAGCTCGAGAACGATGGGATGGGTATCAAGGGCCTGGGCCAGGTTCCTTTCCCGATCCCCAAGAGCGCCCTGGAAGTGTTGTGGAACCACCTGCTGCCGGTGCGTGCCTGGACCGAAGACAGCATCCGCGACATTGCCAGCGTGCAGGCCAACGGCCAGATCGCCTGGGGCAGCACCTGGATACGCAGCCTGGCCCTCTCCAACGATCCGAAACACGAGCCGAAGAGCGCCGATGGCTGGTCGGCTTTGGTGTGGAACACCACACTGAAACCGGAGCGCGACAAGGGTGCGATGACCATCGCCCACGAGCCTTACAACTACGCGACCAGCAGCCGTCGGGCCTGGGGCTACAACCCCGGAACTCGCCGCGTGCGCCTGTCGCCTGGCTTTGGCTTCGACCAGCCGATGCCCGGCACCAACGGCACCATGATTCTCGACGAGGACACGCTGTTCAACGGTTCACCTGAACGCTACGACTGGAAGCTGCTGGGCAAACGCGAGATGTACGTTCCCGCTAACACCTTCAAGGCCAACAGTGGCGAGCTCAAGTACGCCGACATTCTCACGCCGAACCATCCCAACCCTGACGTGATTCGCTATGAACTGCGTCGTGTGTGGGTCGTGGAAGCGGATCTGCGCGAGGGCTATCGCCACCTGTACAGCAAGCGGACCCTGTTCATCGACGAAGACACCTGGAGCGGTGTCATGGCGGATAACTACGATGCTCAGGGTGAGCTGTGGAAATTTGCCATCGTCGGCTACTACTACCACCCCGACATGAGCGCCTGGCAATCCGGCAGCGCCTTCTATCACGATCTCAGCTCCGGTCAGTATGTGGGTTACAACATGTCCAACGAAGCGAAGCGTGGGCCTGTTCTGGATGAGGGCAAGTTCGATCGCAGCATGTACACGGCTGACGCCATTCGCGGTCTAGGTCGTTGA
- a CDS encoding helix-turn-helix transcriptional regulator — MPICKDRTVSVAGIGQGKTHTPAFAAANAKVQVNDLATAVAAPAQNTYGSLAVLKRPVTPSAGAGGAVLSELIGLVYEGLNEATPWAGLAERLRHVLAASNVTVTLHHFNDRPYDIQVMSVAQDDDTDWQLAERVYRERFSHIELVNPKSLMPGDTIVFGPRDVEPECAARMEFINLASCLRTCFAEPGGMRCWVDVIRGRTVPEHPFSAGDLELIRALLPHLSRALELYARLKRQEAEKLIYEGCLDHQVLGCLLLDGDARLLCANQAARTIIDKHQGIELSHGRVQLQDRAGQRALDKAIANAIAAREPDGGHYHGKLVRLHAQDGVLLGMLAMPAPLFDYYQGRHVPSVIIHLSELTENLAMQQVSGGSPAELIAQLLDLTRQEARLAELLACGQSISEAAGQMGIAVTAARNYSKNIYAKLGIKGQTDLVRILFKSFALLR; from the coding sequence ATGCCAATCTGCAAAGACCGCACAGTCAGCGTTGCCGGCATCGGGCAAGGCAAGACTCATACCCCTGCCTTCGCCGCTGCGAACGCCAAGGTGCAGGTCAACGACCTCGCCACGGCCGTAGCTGCGCCAGCGCAGAATACGTACGGCAGCCTGGCAGTTTTGAAGCGCCCGGTGACGCCGTCTGCGGGCGCTGGCGGTGCTGTTCTGTCCGAGTTGATCGGACTGGTTTATGAGGGGCTGAACGAAGCCACGCCCTGGGCCGGCCTGGCCGAGCGCCTGCGGCATGTACTGGCGGCGAGCAATGTCACGGTCACCCTGCATCACTTCAATGATCGGCCATACGATATCCAGGTGATGTCCGTCGCGCAGGACGACGATACGGACTGGCAGCTGGCGGAAAGGGTCTACCGCGAGCGCTTCTCGCATATCGAGCTGGTCAATCCCAAGTCGCTGATGCCGGGCGATACCATCGTCTTCGGTCCGCGAGATGTGGAACCGGAGTGCGCCGCGCGCATGGAGTTTATAAATCTCGCCAGCTGTCTCAGGACCTGCTTTGCCGAGCCCGGAGGCATGCGGTGCTGGGTCGACGTGATCCGAGGGCGGACTGTCCCGGAGCATCCTTTTTCGGCCGGCGATCTAGAGCTGATCAGGGCGCTGCTGCCCCACCTCTCCCGCGCCCTCGAGCTCTATGCCAGGCTCAAGCGGCAGGAAGCGGAGAAGCTGATCTACGAAGGCTGCCTGGACCATCAGGTCCTGGGCTGCCTGCTGCTCGATGGCGATGCCCGGCTGCTCTGCGCGAACCAGGCTGCCAGAACCATCATCGACAAGCATCAGGGCATCGAGCTGAGCCATGGTCGCGTGCAGCTGCAGGATCGCGCGGGCCAACGTGCGCTGGACAAGGCGATCGCCAATGCCATCGCGGCCAGGGAGCCGGACGGCGGGCACTACCATGGCAAGCTGGTGCGCTTGCATGCGCAGGATGGCGTGCTGCTGGGCATGCTGGCGATGCCGGCACCACTGTTCGATTACTACCAAGGCCGGCATGTGCCGAGCGTGATCATCCACCTCTCGGAGCTGACCGAAAACCTGGCCATGCAGCAGGTCTCGGGGGGCTCTCCGGCGGAACTGATAGCCCAGCTGCTGGACCTGACGCGTCAGGAAGCCCGGCTGGCCGAGTTACTGGCCTGCGGCCAGAGCATCAGCGAAGCCGCCGGGCAGATGGGTATTGCGGTGACCGCCGCGCGCAATTACTCGAAGAACATCTACGCAAAGCTGGGCATCAAGGGGCAGACCGATCTCGTGCGGATCCTCTTCAAGAGCTTCGCCCTTCTGCGCTGA
- a CDS encoding saccharopine dehydrogenase family protein yields MRVLLLGCGNVGANVARQLVPRHPELECVVGDLDQGNAEKLAAELGPRVRGVRADVLDAACLDELLDGVDLVFNAVGPFYRCAVPVIEAALRARVDYIDINDDHDVAEKLFLDPSWHQRALAAGIKLIIGCGSTPGLTNVMAKLLADRLDKVREIHLATAVPFMPEALSPAVVDHMVHITAGEVMQFIDGEYRQMPGWGGRLEVPYAAPFKAYPSFFIGHGETVTLPHFIKGLDQVTNRIAFFPEAGSQVWRSLLDLGLGSSEVIDGLGISPLKFLTHHLASEAGRKSLAVDLSDEPWAVATRVEVVGERNGAEIRNVLEYHINLPVTASEDSTADPTPTCARLVIEAWLAGKVSGQGLLAPEVCLDAEAYVHAFACESGATFISTENQVKRHLHA; encoded by the coding sequence ATGAGAGTCTTGCTATTGGGATGCGGCAACGTGGGCGCCAACGTGGCGCGGCAGCTGGTACCGCGCCACCCCGAGCTGGAATGCGTGGTTGGCGACCTTGATCAGGGTAACGCCGAGAAGCTCGCTGCCGAGCTGGGCCCGCGAGTCCGCGGCGTGCGCGCCGACGTGCTGGACGCCGCCTGCCTGGACGAGTTGCTCGACGGCGTCGATCTGGTGTTCAACGCCGTGGGACCGTTCTACCGCTGTGCCGTTCCGGTCATCGAAGCTGCGCTGCGGGCGCGGGTCGACTACATCGACATCAACGACGACCACGATGTGGCCGAGAAGCTGTTCCTCGATCCGTCCTGGCATCAGCGTGCGCTGGCGGCGGGGATCAAGCTGATCATCGGTTGCGGCTCGACGCCAGGGCTGACCAACGTCATGGCCAAACTGCTCGCCGACCGCCTCGACAAGGTGCGTGAAATCCATCTGGCGACCGCCGTGCCCTTCATGCCGGAGGCCCTCTCGCCGGCGGTCGTCGACCACATGGTGCATATCACCGCTGGCGAGGTGATGCAGTTCATCGACGGCGAGTACCGCCAGATGCCGGGCTGGGGCGGTCGGCTCGAAGTGCCCTATGCCGCGCCCTTCAAGGCCTATCCGTCGTTCTTCATCGGCCATGGCGAAACGGTCACCCTGCCGCACTTCATCAAGGGTCTGGATCAGGTGACCAATCGGATCGCCTTCTTCCCCGAAGCCGGCTCGCAAGTGTGGCGCTCCCTGCTCGACCTGGGGCTGGGCAGTTCCGAGGTGATCGATGGCCTTGGCATCTCGCCGCTCAAGTTCCTGACCCATCACCTGGCCAGCGAAGCCGGTCGCAAGAGCCTGGCCGTGGACCTCTCGGATGAACCCTGGGCCGTCGCCACCCGCGTGGAGGTGGTGGGTGAGCGCAACGGCGCCGAAATCCGCAACGTGCTCGAGTACCACATCAATCTGCCGGTGACAGCGAGCGAGGACAGCACCGCCGACCCGACGCCGACCTGTGCGCGACTGGTCATCGAGGCATGGCTGGCTGGCAAGGTTTCCGGCCAGGGCCTGCTGGCTCCCGAGGTCTGCCTGGATGCCGAAGCCTACGTACACGCCTTCGCCTGCGAGAGCGGCGCCACCTTCATCAGCACCGAAAACCAGGTCAAGCGCCACCTGCATGCCTGA
- a CDS encoding SDR family oxidoreductase, giving the protein MRQAPPYVPGHQLLAGKSVLITAAAGAGIGYAAAKRCAEEGCRALMISDVHPRRLEEAVERLKAETGLQAIYGQLCNVTVEAEVQALVAAAEEALGGVDVLINNAGLGGQKRVTEMSDEEWLRVIDVTLTGTFRMTRAMLPHMERRGAGAIVNNASVLGWRAQKEQAHYAAAKAGVMALTRCSALEAAESGVRINAVSPSIALHEFLKKASSSELLEQLAGREAFGRAAEVWEVANVMIFLASDYASYMVGEVLSVSSQQA; this is encoded by the coding sequence GTGAGACAAGCCCCTCCTTATGTCCCTGGTCATCAGTTGCTGGCCGGTAAGTCCGTACTCATCACCGCCGCTGCGGGCGCCGGTATCGGCTATGCCGCGGCCAAGCGCTGCGCCGAAGAAGGCTGCCGCGCGCTGATGATTTCCGATGTCCATCCGCGCCGTCTGGAAGAGGCGGTCGAGCGCCTCAAGGCGGAGACCGGGCTGCAGGCGATTTACGGCCAGCTGTGCAACGTCACGGTGGAAGCCGAGGTGCAAGCCCTGGTCGCCGCCGCCGAAGAGGCACTGGGCGGCGTCGACGTGCTGATCAACAACGCCGGGCTCGGCGGGCAGAAGCGCGTCACCGAGATGAGCGACGAGGAATGGCTGCGGGTGATCGACGTGACCCTCACCGGCACCTTCCGCATGACCCGCGCGATGCTGCCGCATATGGAGCGCCGTGGCGCCGGTGCCATCGTCAACAACGCCTCGGTGCTCGGCTGGCGCGCGCAGAAAGAACAAGCGCACTACGCCGCGGCCAAGGCCGGAGTGATGGCGCTGACCCGCTGCAGCGCCCTGGAAGCCGCCGAGAGCGGGGTGCGGATCAACGCCGTGTCGCCGTCCATCGCTCTGCATGAGTTTCTCAAGAAGGCATCCAGCAGCGAGCTGCTGGAGCAACTGGCCGGCCGTGAAGCCTTTGGTCGCGCTGCCGAAGTCTGGGAAGTGGCCAACGTGATGATCTTCCTGGCCAGCGACTACGCCTCCTACATGGTTGGCGAAGTGTTGTCGGTCAGTTCGCAGCAGGCCTGA